The following proteins come from a genomic window of Salvia hispanica cultivar TCC Black 2014 chromosome 4, UniMelb_Shisp_WGS_1.0, whole genome shotgun sequence:
- the LOC125222543 gene encoding BTB/POZ domain-containing protein At4g08455-like, with the protein MRRSHQRRRRFSSDSDADFEEEEEEDEEEDGDEASSSAAARRRLRMMKCLSCKEDYGDRSAGTCRECYEEAGETEEEHKREIEELKSKVNFLRLLCSTSNSAARANTPCFSDVVLVACGSPDSPDMLCNSPSIPAHRAVLASRSPVFRAMLENEMEERLSGTIKMNDVSYDALRAFVNYLYTAEACLDENMACDLLILAEKYQVKHLMTYCEKYLMSRLNWENSLPYYAFAHQHCAKTLLDSALSLVLDHMDKVTKRDEYAELVDKDPRVVVDIYEAYLSKQINTAATKDSTSKAPS; encoded by the exons ATGAGGCGGAGCCACCAGCGGAGGCGGCGGTTCTCCTCCGATTCCGACGCGGATTtcgaagaggaagaggaagaggacgaagaagaagacggcGACGAAGCGTCTTCCTCGGCGGCGGCGCGGCGGCGGTTGAGGATGATGAAGTGCCTGTCGTGTAAGGAGGACTACGGCGATCGCAGCGCCGGCACGTGCCGTGAGTGCTACGAGGAGGCCGGCGAGACGGAGGAGGAACACAAGCGAGAGATCGAGGAACTCAAGTCCAAGGTCAATTTCCTCCGTCTCCTCTGTTCCACCTCCAACTCCGCAGCTAGGGCCAACACCCCCTGCTTCTCCGACGTCGTTTTGGTCGCCTGTGGCTCGCCGGATTCCCCTGATATGCTCTGCAACTCCCCCTCCATCCCCGCCCATCGCGCTGTTTTG GCAAGTCGATCGCCGGTATTTAGGGCAATGCTGGAAAACGAGATGGAGGAGAGGCTGAGCGGGACAATCAAGATGAATGACGTCTCATACGATGCGCTCCGGGCATTCGTGAACTATCTCTACACCGCAGAAGCTTGCCTTGACGAGAACATGGCCTGCGATCTCTTGATTTTGGCTGAGAAATACCAAGTGAAGCACCTCATGACCTACTGCGAGAAATATCTCATGTCCAGACTCAACTGGGAGAATTCCCTCCCTTACTACGCCTTCGCCCACCAGCACTGCGCCAAGACCCTGCTAGACTCCGCCCTCTCCCTCGTCCTTGACCACATGGATAAGGTCACCAAGCGGGACGAGTATGCCGAGCTGGTCGACAAGGATCCCCGTGTTGTCGTTGACATCTACGAAGCCTATCTCTCCAAGCAGATCAACACTGCTGCCACTAAAGATTCAACATCCAAGGCCCCTTCGTAG
- the LOC125222542 gene encoding probable methyltransferase PMT10 yields the protein MKSMNTSSSSPHSTNLSTFTKIVSFSLLSFSLFVVFKCFSAYTIPTPHNQQLSFSNTTPAAETTPLAPPPTVEEAERPVLERTGIINELGMMTEDFVVGEFDEGLIESIVAVANTSDERGERKVVRVDKFSICEMNMSDYVPGFDDVDSDFQLNMSEKGKGLGCLVPRPKGYKLHIPWPKSRDEVWFDNIPHTLVDRENKDAVLRKDDKLVFPGDGPQFIRGTNKYLDQISKMVPEIAFGHHTRVALDISSGLASFGAYLLEWNVTTLSIAPRDVHHNQIELALERGVPAMIAAFGRRRLPYPSQAFDLVHCSRCGVNWTVNGGILLLEANRLLRGGGYFVWEAEPIYKSEHELGGQWRAMEDLTRNICWELVNKEEYIAIWQKPLNNSCYLNRDPNAQPSLCNTDDDPEDIWDTEVKACITRLPENGYGTNTSDWPARLHSPPDRLFTIQMDAEKSRKELYKADSKYTNEIVSGYVGAFHLNQMNLRNVMDMKAGYGGYAAALVDFQFSSWVMNVVPVSSPNTLPLIYDRGLIGVMHDWCEPFPTYPRTYDLLNAVGLFSVEQRRCNITNIMLEMDRILRPGGRVYIRDTTVVIEQLEEIAKAVGWVPFMFDSGEGPHSSWKLLACEKRL from the exons ATGAAGTCCATGAACACAAGCTCATCATCACCCCACTCCACCAATCTCTCAACCTTCACAAAGATCGTATCTTTCTCACTCCtatccttctctctcttcgtTGTATTCAAATGCTTCTCTGCATACACCATTCCCACACCCCACAATCAACAGCTCTCTTTCTCCAACACCACTCCAGCTGCTGAAACCACCCCTTTAGCACCACCTCCTACTGTGGAGGAGGCGGAGAGGCCGGTGCTGGAGAGAACAGGGATCATAAATGAGCTGGGAATGATGACAGAGGATTTTGTAGTTGGGGAATTCGATGAAGGGCTGATAGAGAGCATAGTGGCGGTGGCCAACACCAGTGATGAGaggggagagagaaaagtagttAGAGTTGACAAATTTAGTATTTGTGAGATGAATATGAGTGATTATGTTCCTGGTTTCGACGATGTGGATAGTGATTTCCAGCTGAATATGTCTGAGAAGGGGAAAGGATTGGGTTGTTTGGTGCCAAGGCCTAAAGGGTACAAGCTTCACATTCCATGGCCGAAAAGCAGGGATGAG GTCTGGTTCGACAACATACCTCATACGCTTGTGGATAGGGAGAACAAAGATGCAGTGTTGAGAAAAGATGACAAGCTTGTATTTCCAGGAGATGGGCCTCAATTTATCCGTGGCACGAATAAATACTTGGATCAGATATCCAAG ATGGTTCCCGAGATTGCATTTGGCCATCATACACGAGTTGCTTTGGATATCAGCTCTGGACTTGCGAGTTTTGGGGCCTACCTACTGGAATGGAACGTAACAACTCTGTCAATAGCTCCAAGAGATGTTCATCATAACCAGATCGAACTTGCATTAGAGAGAGGCGTACCTGCCATGATAGCTGCATTTGGAAGGCGCCGGTTGCCTTACCCAAGCCAAGCATTCGACTTGGTTCATTGCTCTAGGTGTGGAGTTAATTGGACTGTTAATG GTGGGATTTTGCTACTTGAGGCAAATCGCCTACTTAGAGGGGGAGGATACTTCGTGTGGGAAGCGGAGCCCATTTACAAGTCCGAGCACGAACTTGGGGGACAGTGGAGAG CAATGGAGGATCTCACCAGAAACATTTGTTGGGAACTAGTCAATAAGGAAGAGTATATCGCCATTTGGCAGAAGCCTCTAAACAATAGTTGCTATCTCAATCGAGATCCTAATGCACAGCCGTCACTATGCAACACTGATGACGATCCAGAAGATATATG GGACACGGAGGTGAAGGCTTGCATCACGCGCTTGCCTGAAAATGGCTATGGAACTAATACTTCTGACTGGCCTGCCCGCCTCCACAGCCCACCAGACAGGCTATTCACCATACAAATGGATGCTGAGAAATCTAGGAAGGAACTCTACAAAGCAGATTCAAAATATACGAATGAAATCGTAAGTGGATATGTTGGTGCTTTCCACCTCAATCAGATGAACCTGCGGAATGTCATGGACATGAAAGCTGGATATGGAGG ATATGCAGCAGCTTTGGTGGATTTCCAGTTCAGCAGCTGGGTCATGAATGTCGTCCCAGTTAGCAGTCCCAATACGCTGCCTTTGATATATGACCGTGGTTTAATAGGCGTAATGCATGACTGGTGTGAGCCATTCCCCACGTATCCAAGAACATACGATCTGTTGAATGCAGTAGGCCTCTTCTCTGTAGAACAGAGGAG ATGTAACATAACCAACATAATGCTGGAGATGGACCGGATCCTCAGACCAGGCGGGCGCGTTTACATACGCGATACCACTGTTGTGATTGAACAACTCGAAGAAATCGCAAAGGCAGTAGGATGGGTGCCCTTCATGTTCGACTCCGGAGAGGGGCCTCATTCAAGCTGGAAGCTTTTAGCTTGTGAGAAGCGGTTGTAA
- the LOC125221351 gene encoding protein ALP1-like, with protein sequence MYIHRDREQAGLRLFMDSFSADPRWSDQMFRRRFRMQRHVFLHIVNAVVARDAYFMQTFDAVGRQSISTLQKCTSALLQLAYGIAADMFDEYLHVSEHTGRVCLAKFCRAVIEAFKDTYLRKPTSDDVRRLVRMHEERHGFPGMLGSIDCMHWPWKNCPMAWRGAFTSGHKGTHPTIVLEAVADQRLWIWHAYFGVAGSKNDLNVLNGSTLFNNLCVGRAPTVEFMANHRRYTMAYYLADWIYPRWPVFVKTITSPTTDRRKLFAKKQEAARKDVERAFGVLQSRWAIVKGAARGWYRPLIADIMYACIIMHNMIVEDEGDNATFWSDDPLVSASSSYTVTDPAVQGVPPDVRNVMARSAAMHQEDQHTRLQADLIEEIWNRN encoded by the coding sequence ATGTATATCCACCGAGACCGTGAACAAGCTGGTTTGCGGCTTTTCATGGATTCTTTCTCTGCAGATCCTCGATGGAGTGATCAGATGTTCCGTCGCCGGTTCCGGATGCAGAGGCATGTGTTCTTGCATATTGTCAACGCAGTTGTGGCTCGTGACGCGTACTTTATGCAAACCTTCGATGCTGTCGGGCGGCAAAGTATATCGACTTTGCAGAAATGCACATCCGCCCTCCTCCAACTCGCTTATGGAATAGCTGCAGATATGTTTGATGAGTACCTCCATGTGAGCGAGCATACTGGACGCGTTTGCCTAGCCAAATTCTGTCGGGCAGTGATCGAAGCATTCAAGGACACATACTTGAGAAAGCCAACGTCCGACGATGTTCGCAGATTGGTGCGAATGCACGAGGAGAGGCACGGCTTCCCGGGGATGCTGGGCAGCATCGACTGTATGCACTGGCCgtggaagaattgtccaaTGGCTTGGAGAGGAGCATTCACTAGCGGGCACAAGGGCACACATCCAACGATTGTGTTGGAGGCCGTTGCCGACCAACGgttgtggatctggcatgcctaCTTTGGAGTCGCTGGGTCGAAGAATGACCTCAATGTGTTGAACGGGTCTACATTGTTCAACAACTTGTGTGTCGGGCGAGCGCCTACCGTAGAGTTCATGGCCAACCACCGTCGGTACACTATGGCGTACTATCTGGCAGACTGGATCTACCCTAGATGGCCCGTGTTCGTGAAGACCATCACATCTCCGACTACGGATAGGAGGAAGTTGTTTGCCAAAAAGCAAGAGGCGGCTCGGAAAGatgtggagcgcgcatttggagTTCTCCAATCACGTTGGGCTATAGTGAAGGGAGCGGCCCGTGGTTGGTACCGTCCGCTAatcgccgacatcatgtatgcatgtatcataatgcataacatgatcgtTGAGGACGAGGGAGACAACGCCACTTTCTGGAGCGACGATCCACTCGTCAGCGCCAGCAGTAGCTACACTGTCACCGATCCGGCCGTGCAAGGTGTTCCTCCCGACGTGCGCAATGTCATGGCCCGTTCAGCGGCGATGCACCAAGAAGATCAACACACACGCCTCCAAGCGGAtctaattgaagaaatttggaaCCGCAATTGa
- the LOC125185366 gene encoding probable calcium-binding protein CML44, whose product MSPISSDDLHRIFKNLDKKNKGVVGIDELHHLLHQIGIHTAPEELQKLVGRESLDYIEFLFFYEAMVKARTSEHGHEHEHDLLKAFEVFDLNGDGYISGEELQKVLSRLGLLEKSGGCDDECKDMIRVYDRNSDGVLDFHEFKNMMSVSPTSDPDHV is encoded by the coding sequence ATGTCTCCAATCAGCTCAGACGATCTCCACAGAATCTTCAAAAACTTGGACAAGAAAAACAAAGGAGTGGTCGGCATTGACGAGCTGCACCATCTCCTCCACCAAATCGGCATCCACACCGCGCCCGAGGAGCTCCAGAAGCTCGTCGGGCGGGAGAGCCTCGACTACATCGAGTTCCTCTTCTTCTACGAGGCCATGGTCAAGGCCCGCACATCAGAACACGGACACGAACATGAACACGACCTGTTGAAGGCGTTTGAGGTCTTCGACCTGAATGGGGATGGCTACATTTCCGGCGAGGAGCTGCAGAAAGTCCTCTCCCGGTTAGGGTTGCTCGAGAAGAGCGGCGGCTGCGACGACGAGTGTAAGGATATGATCAGAGTTTATGACCGTAACTCTGATGGGGTTTTGGATTTTCATGAGTTCAAGAATATGATGTCTGTTTCTCCAACTTCTGATCCTGATCATGTGTAA
- the LOC125219890 gene encoding probable methyltransferase PMT10, whose amino-acid sequence MKGKCTSSSSHTITTQAIIKTVAFLSLLCFSLFFLSKHFSSYTQHQHEHLYFFNSTSTNTSLPPAPSPSRPQRPLVESTGIINELGIMTSNFMIGEFDEGLLVENAKVGDISEKVKGENDEGEVSKLRVCDMNMSDYVPFLENVGAVSKGFDCLVPRPKGYKLPMPWPRSMDEVWFENIHYKAKDNEGVSKKDDKLVFSSEVGSKSDQNLEQMVPEIAFGQRTRVVLDVIGSGIADFGAYLMGRNVTTLSVAGKDQAKRVQLALERGVPAMMAAFGTSRFPFPSQAFDLIRCSRCGINWTLNDGILLIEANRFLRGGGYFVWEADAVYKYEGELGEQWREMEDLSRNLCWELVSKEGYIAVWQKPLNNSCYLVRDPDIRPPLCDQDDNPDDLWRVKAKKCIARIPEDGNGANLTDWPARLHSVPDRLLSIKTDSDVSRRQLYRADSIYCNAIVHGYVSVFKINEAKIRNVMDMRAGYGGFAAALLESRANSWVMNVVPSSGPNTLPVIYDRGLIGVMHDWCEPFDTYPRTYDLLNAAGLFSVEQKRCNVRNIMLEMDRILRPDGRAYIRDTTAVIYELREIAETMGWIAHMFDTEEGPYSDWKLLICTKQM is encoded by the exons atGAAAGGCAAGTGCACAAGCTCATCATCCCACACCATCACCACTCAAGCAATCATAAAGACTGTAGCTTTCCTCTCCCTCCTctgcttctctctcttcttcctctccaAACATTTCTCATCATACACACAACATCAACATGAGCACCTTTACTTCTTCAACTCCACCTCCACAAACACCTCTCTGCCTCCGGCCCCCTCCCCATCCCGGCCGCAGAGGCCGCTGGTTGAGAGCACAGGGATCATAAATGAGTTGGGAATCATGACCTCTAATTTCATGATTGGGGAATTTGATGAGGggttattagtggagaatgccAAGGTTGGTGATATTAGTGAGAAGGTTAAGGGAGAGAATGATGAGGGAGAGGTGAGTAAACTTAGAGTTTGTGACATGAATATGAGTGATTATGTTCCTTTTTTGGAGAATGTGGGAGCTGTTTCTAAAGGATTTGACTGTTTGGTGCCAAGGCCTAAAGGGTACAAGCTTCCAATGCCATGGCCAAGGAGCATGGATGAG GTGTGGTTTGAAAATATACATTATAAGGCCAAAGATAATGAAGGGGTGTCGAAAAAAGATGATAAACTTGTGTTTTCTTCAGAAGTTGGGTCTAAATCAGATCAAAACTTGGAACAG ATGGTTCCTGAGATTGCATTTGGCCAAAGGACACGAGTTGTTCTAGACGTTATTGGTTCGGGCATTGCAGATTTTGGTGCTTACTTGATGGGGAGGAATGTGACAACTCTTTCAGTAGCTGGGAAAGATCAGGCGAAGCGTGTTCAACTTGCCCTCGAGAGGGGTGTACCGGCTATGATGGCTGCCTTTGGAACCAGTCGTTTTCCTTTCCCAAGCCAAGCATTCGACTTGATCCGTTGCTCTAGATGTGGAATCAACTGGACTCTTAATG ATGGGATTTTGCTTATTGAGGCAAACCGGTTTCTTAGAGGTGGAGGATACTTCGTTTGGGAGGCAGACGCGGTTTATAAGTACGAAGGAGAGCTGGGAGAGCAATGGAGAG AAATGGAGGATCTTTCTAGAAACCTTTGCTGGGAACTAGTATCTAAGGAGGGCTACATTGCTGTTTGGCAGAAGCCTCTAAACAACAGCTGCTATCTTGTCCGTGATCCAGACATACGACCTCCGCTTTGTGACCAAGATGACAATCCAGATGATTTATG GcgtgtgaaggcgaagaaatgCATAGCGCGTATACCTGAGGATGGCAACGGGGCTAATCTTACTGACTGGCCTGCGCGCCTCCATAGTGTACCGGATAGGCTCTTGAGCATAAAAACAGATTCTGATGTGTCTAGGAGGCAGCTGTATAGGGCAGATTCCATATATTGCAATGCTATTGTGCATGGATATGTTTCAGTTTTCAAGATAAACGAGGCGAAGATACGCAATGTGATGGACATGAGAGCTGGATATGGAGG gTTTGCAGCAGCTTTGCTCGAGTCCCGGGCTAATAGTTGGGTTATGAATGTTGTTCCATCGAGTGGTCCAAACACACTGCCTGTGATATACGACCGGGGCCTTATAGGAGTGATGCACGATTG GTGTGAGCCGTTCGACACTTACCCTCGAACATATGATCTGCTCAATGCTGCAGGGCTTTTCTCTGTTGAACAGAAAAG GTGTAATGTGAGAAATATTATGTTGGAGATGGATCGAATCCTGAGGCCAGATGGCCGTGCTTACATACGCGACACGACTGCTGTGATCTATGAGCTTCGAGAGATTGCAGAGACGATGGGATGGATTGCTCACATGTTCGACACAGAAGAGGGTCCTTATTCGGATTGGAAGCTCTTGATCTGCACGAAACAAATGTAA
- the LOC125218199 gene encoding UDP-sugar pyrophosphorylase-like, whose protein sequence is MATAAADALSKLSIHDLASAAPNLHNNLFLFSPQQVELAKMLLDLNQAHLFQHWPEPGVDDDAKRAFFEQVSRLNASYPGGLASYITTARELLADSKTGKNPYDGFSPSVPSGEILTFGDENFIQFENAGVREARKAAFVLVAGGLGERLGYNGIKVALPLESTTGICFLQHYIESILALQEASCKLGQGEGPTEIPLAIMTSDDTHSRTTKLLEENAYFGMKPSQVKLLKQEKVACLDDNDARLAVDPNNKFKIQTKPHGHGDVHSLLYSSGLLKEWLAAGRKWVLFFQDTNGLLFKAIPSALGVSAIKEYHVNSLAVPRKAKEAIGGITRLTHKDGRSMVINVEYNQLDPLLRASGYPDGDVNNETGYSPFPGNINQLIFEIGPYLEELTKTGGSIKEFVNPKYKDSTKTAFKSSTRLECMMQDYPKTLPPSARVGFTVMEAWFAYAPVKNNPEDAAKVPKGNPYHSATSGEMAIYRANSLILRKVGVKVDDPVQDIFNGQEVDVWPRIAWKPKWGLTFSDIKSKVNGNCSITGRSTIALKGQNIVLQDLALDGALIIDAADGAEVKVGGNVHNAGWTIEKVDFKDTSVPEEVRIRGFKMIKEEQLEKTYKEPGKYSLSP, encoded by the exons ATGgccaccgccgccgcggaTGCGCTTTCTAAACTCTCCATTCACGATTTGGCCTCTGCTGCCCCCAATCTCCACAACAACCTCTTCCTTTTCTCGCCCCAACAG GTGGAGTTGGCGAAGATGCTGCTGGATTTGAATCAGGCTCACTTGTTCCAGCATTGGCCCGAACCCGGGGTCGACGATGACGCCAAGCGTGCCTTTTTCGAACAG GTTTCTCGGCTTAATGCAAGTTACCCTGGTGGCCTAGCCTCTTACATCACAACTGCTCGGGAACTTTTGGCAGATTCCAAGACTGGAAAGAACCCCTATGATGGATTTTCTCCTTCA GTACCGTCAGGGGAAATTTTGACTTTCGGTGATGaaaatttcattcaatttgAGAACGCGGGTGTCCGTGAGGCAAGGAAGGCTGCATTCGTACTTGTTGCTGGGGGGCTCGGTGAGCGTCTTGGCTATAATGGTATAAAG GTGGCTCTGCCTTTGGAATCGACTACAGGAATATGTTTCTTACAGCACTACATTGAATCTATTCTTGCCTTGCAAGAGGCGAGCTGTAAGCTAGGTCAAG GTGAAGGACCAACTGAAATTCCTTTGGCCATTATGACATCTGATGATACTCATTCGCGTACCACAAAGCTTTTAGAGGAGAATGCTTATTTTGGGATGAAACCTTCACAAGTAAAATTGCTGAAGCAG GAGAAAGTTGCTTGTTTAGATGATAATGATGCTAGGCTGGCTGTGGATCCAAATAATAAGTTCAAAATCCAG ACAAAGCCTCATGGTCATGGTGATGTTCATTCACTTCTCTATTCAAGTGGTCTCCTTAAAGAATG GCTTGCTGCTGGGCGGAAATgggttttatttttccaagACACAAATGGTCTTCTTTTCAAG GCAATTCCATCTGCATTAGGTGTGAGTGCCATCAAAGAGTACCATGTCAACTCTCTTGCAGTTCCCCGGAAAGCTAAGGAAGCTATTGGAGGAATTACTAGGCTCACTCATAAAGATG GGCGGTCAATGGTGATCAATGTGGAATACAATCAACTTGATCCATTGCTGAGAGCTTCAGGGTATCCTGATGGTGATGTGAACAATGAAACAGGATATTCTCCATTTCCAGGAAACATAAACCAA ttgatttttgaaattggCCCTTATCTGGAAGAACTTACCAAAACTGGTGGTTCTATTAAGGAGTTCGTCAATCCAAA ATACAAAGATTCTACTAAAACTGCTTTCAAATCATCTACTCGGCTTGAATGTATGATGCAAGATTATCCTAAAACTCTGCCACCGTCAGCTAGAGTTGGATTTACT GTAATGGAAGCTTGGTTTGCTTATGCACCTGTCAAGAATAATCCCGAGGATGCCGCTAAG GTACCTAAAGGCAATCCATATCACAGTGCTACTTCTGGTGAGATGGCTATATATAGGGCAAACAGCCTTATTTTGAGAAAG GTTGGCGTCAAGGTGGATGATCCAGTTCAAGATATATTCAACGGGCAGGAGGTGGACGTATGGCCTCGTATTGCATGGAAACCTAAATGGGGGCTTACATTCTCAGATATCAAAAGCAAAGTCAACGGAAACTGTTCCATTACAGGAAGATCCACCATTGCATTAAAGGGCCAAAACATCGTTCTCCAGGATCTTGCCTTGGATGGAGCTCTAATTATCGATGCTGCTGATGGTGCTGAG GTTAAAGTGGGAGGCAACGTGCACAATGCGGgatggaccattgaaaaagtCGATTTCAAGGATACTTCAGTGCCGGAAGAAGTGAGGATCAGAGGTTTCAAAATGATCAAAGAGGAGCAGTTGGAGAAAACATACAAAGAGCCCGGAAAGTATTCGTTAAGCCCTTGA
- the LOC125219508 gene encoding probable calcium-binding protein CML44, translated as MYPLTTYHLHQIFVELDRNKDGLVSVEELMSLLDKLGLQAKRAELELLVGDKALNFFEFLFFYQTLNRIIVQENTGEIKEHRAEEEDLRKAFGVFDLNGDGFISGEELRIALGRLGLWDDEKRCGNDCMQMIGVYDTNSDGLLDFEEFKEMMSGDSLESS; from the coding sequence atgTACCCTCTCACAACATATCACTTGCACCAAATCTTCGTCGAGCTAGACCGCAACAAAGACGGTCTAGTGAGCGTCGAGGAGCTCATGTCGCTCCTCGACAAGCTCGGCCTGCAGGCAAAGCGGGCCGAGCTGGAGCTTCTAGTGGGCGATAAAGCCCTAAACTTTTTCGAATTCCTCTTTTTCTATCAAACCTTAAACAGAATCATAGTTCAGGAAAATACGGGCGAAATCAAGGAGCATcgggcggaggaggaggatctTCGCAAGGCGTTCGGGGTTTTTGACCTGAACGGAGACGGGTTCATCTCCGGCGAGGAGCTGCGGATTGCGCTAGGGAGATTAGGGTTATGGGATGATGAGAAGAGGTGTGGAAATGATTGTATGCAGATGATTGGCGTCTACGACACAAACTCCGATGGATTGCTGGATTTCGAGGAGTTTAAGGAAATGATGTCCGGGGATTCCTTGGAATCTTCTTAG
- the LOC125222278 gene encoding LOW QUALITY PROTEIN: zinc finger CCCH domain-containing protein 7 (The sequence of the model RefSeq protein was modified relative to this genomic sequence to represent the inferred CDS: deleted 1 base in 1 codon; substituted 1 base at 1 genomic stop codon), whose amino-acid sequence MKPSHSNISQKLLVSRKGGAIYTRSTHGYSLRMSKVLSVGGSSLKWSKSIEMNSRKAEEEATKAVVAAEKRKKEENGTVHIASKSRNHVSRERIFRIGSDXYKMDPTRTLQRITDNESSSSVTSQSKKNVKRSYIPRRLLIGNEEYVRIGNGNQLVRDPKKRVRVLASEKVRWSLRTARLRLARKSKYCQFFTRFGKCNKDDGKCPYIHDPSKIVVCTKFLTGSCTNSTCKLTHKVIPERMQDCSYFLKGSCSNDDCPYRHVHVNPDSSVCENFLTGYCADGNECQKKHTYVFPAFEATGVCPQASTCRLHHPKKKTEMKPTIEQKVVRGRYFDGGLVGVDDWSSASAAVAAPVEKLSAKGKDDIVVHEGQFPDYISLEVSDSELTM is encoded by the exons ATGAAACCGTCCCATTCCAACATCAG CCAAAAACTGCTGGTGTCAAGAAAGGGAGGTGCAATTTACACTAGATCAACACATGGATATTCTCTTAGGATGTCGAAAGTGTTAAGTGTTGGTGGCTCTAGTTTAAAGTGGTCGAAATCAATTGAAATGAACTCGAGGAAAGCCGAGGAG GAAGCTACAAAAGCTGTTGTTGCTGCTGAGAAGaggaaaaaggaagaaaatggTACTGTTCACATTGCTTCAAAgagtagaaatcatgtttctC GTGAACGAATATTTCGTATTGGTTCAGATTGATACAAAATGGATCCAACAAGGACTCTTCAAAGGATCACAG ATAAtgaatcatcatcatcagtAACTTCTCAGTCAAAAAAGAATGTTAAGAGATCTTATATCCCCAGGAGATTATTGATCGGCAATGAAGA atATGTTCGAATTGGAAATGGTAACCAGCTGGTTAGAGATCCAAAGAAACGTGTCCGTGTCCTTGCAAGCGAGAAAGTTCGCTGGAGTTTAAGAACTGCCCGATTGCGATTGGCtagaaagagt aaatattGCCAGTTCTTCACTAGATTTGGAAAATGCAACAAGGATGATGGGAAGTGTCCGTACATCCATGATCCCTCTAAAATAGTAGTTTGCACGAAATTCCTGACTGGTTCATGCACCAATAGCACCTGCAAATTGACGCACAAG GTTATCCCTGAGAGGATGCAAGATTGTTCATATTTTCTGAAAG GTTCGTGCTCCAATGACGATTGTCCTTATAGACATGTACATGTCAATCCTGATTCAAGTGTTTGTGAAAATTTTCTCACAGGCTACTGTGCTGATGGCAATGAG TGCCAGAAGAAACACACCTACGTCTTCCCTGCTTTTGAAGCAACTGGAGTGTGTCCTCAAGCATCGACGTGCAGGCTACACCATCCaaaaaagaagacagaaatgaAACCAACTATCGAGCAAAAGGTTGTAAGAGGCCGCTACTTTGATGGGGGACTAGTAGGAGTTGATGACTGGAGCTCAGCATCAGCAGCAGTAGCAGCACCAGTAGAGAAGCTCTCCGCAAAAGGTAAGGATGACATAGTTGTGCATGAAGGACAATTCCCAGATTATATTAGCTTAGAAGTCAGCGATAGTGAACTAACTATGTGA